A region from the Sorex araneus isolate mSorAra2 chromosome 6, mSorAra2.pri, whole genome shotgun sequence genome encodes:
- the SKIC8 gene encoding SKI8 subunit of superkiller complex protein, which translates to MTNQYSILFKQEQAHEDAIWSVAWGANKKEFSDTVVTGSLDDLVKVWKWHDERLELQWSLEGHQLGVVSVDISHTLPIAASSSLDAHIRLWDLENGKQIKSIDAGPVDAWTLAFSPDSQYLATGTHVGKVNIFGVESGKKEYSLDTRGKFILSIAYSPDGKYLASGAIDGIINIFDIATGKLLHTLEGHAMPIRSLTFSPDSQLLVTASDDGYIKIYDVQHASLAGTLSGHASWVLNVAFCPDDTHFVSSSSDKSVKVWDVGTRTCIHTFFDHQDQVWGVRYNGNGSKIVSVGDDQEIHIYDCPI; encoded by the exons ATGACCAACCAG TACAGCATTCTCTTCAAGCAAGAGCAAG CACATGAGGATGCCATCTGGTCAGTCGCATGGGGGGCAAACAAGAAAGAATTCTCTGATACGGTGGTCACGGGATCTCTGGATGACCTGGTAAAGGTCTGGAAATG GCATGATGAAAGACTGGAACTGCAGTGGAGCCTGGAGGGACATCAGCTGGGTGTGGTGTCCGTGGACATCAGCCACACCCTCCCCATTGCTGCTTCCAGCTCTCTTGATGCTCATATTCGTCTGTGGGACTTGGAAAATGGCAAACAGATAAAGTCTATAGATGCAGGTCCAG TGGATGCCTGGACTTTGGCCTTTTCTCCTGATTCTCAGTATCTGGCCACAGGAACTCATGTGGGGAAAGTGAACATTTTTGGCGTGGAAAGTGGGAAAAAGGAATATTCTTTGGACACGAGAGGAAAATTCATTCTTAGCATTGCCTAT AGCCCCGATGGGAAGTATCTGGCCAGCGGAGCCATCGATGGAATCATCAATATTTTTGACATCGCGACTGGAAAACTTCTGCATACGCTGGAAG GCCACGCTATGCCCATTCGCTCCCTGACTTTCTCCCCGGACTCTCAGCTTCTTGTCACCGCTTCCGACGATGGCTACATCAAAATCTATGACGT ACAGCACGCCAGCCTGGCCGGCACGCTGAGTGGCCATGCATCGTGGGTGCTGAACGTGGCCTTCTGTCCTGATGACACGCACTTTGTCTCCAG TTCATCTGACAAGAGCGTCAAAGTGTGGGACGTGGGGACGAGGACCTGCATCCATACCTTCTTCGACCACCAGGACCAG GTCTGGGGAGTCAGATACAACGGGAACGGCTCCAAGATCGTTTCTGTCGGAGACGACCAGGAGATCCACATCTATGACTGTCCGATTTAA
- the LOC101552218 gene encoding proteasome subunit alpha type-3, which produces MSSIGTGYDLSASTFSPDGRVFQVEYAMKAVENSSTAIGIRCKDGVVFGVEKLVLSKLYEEGSNKRLFNVDRHVGMAVAGLLADARSLADIAREEASNFRSNFGYNIPLKHLADRVAMYVHAYTLYSAVRPFGCSFMLGSYSVNDGAQLYMIDPSGVSYGYWGCAIGKARQAAKTEIEKLQMKEMTCRDVVKEVAKIIYIVHDEVKDKAFELELSWVGELTKGRHEIVPKDIREEAEKYAKESLKEEDESDDDNM; this is translated from the coding sequence ATGAGTTCCATCGGCACCGGGTATGACTTGTCAGCTTCTACATTCTCCCCTGATGGAAGAGTTTTTCaagttgaatatgccatgaaagCTGTAGAAAATAGTAGTACAGCTATTGGAATCAGATGTAAAGATGGAGTTGTTTTTGGGGTTGAAAAATTAGTCCTTTCTAAACTTTATGAAGAAGGTTCTAATAAACGACTTTTTAATGTTGATCGACATGTTGGAATGGCAGTAGCAGGTTTGTTGGCAGATGCGCGTTCTTTAGCAGACATTGCGAGAGAAGAAGCCTCCAACTTTAGATCTAACTTTGGCTATAACATTCCACTAAAACATCTTGCAGATAGAGTCGCcatgtatgtacatgcatatacactCTATAGTGCTGTTCGACCATTTGGCTGCAGTTTCATGCTCGGTTCTTATAGTGTGAATGACGGTGCACAACTTTATATGATTGACCCATCAGGTGTTTCATATGGTTATTGGGGCTGTGCCATTGGCAAAGCCAGGCAAGCTGCAAAGACTGAAATAGAAAAGCTCCAGATGAAAGAAATGACCTGTCGGGATGTTGTTAAAGAAgttgcaaaaataatttatatagtaCATGATGAAGTTAAGGATAAAGCTTTTGAATTAGAACTCAGCTGGGTTGGTGAATTAACTAAAGGAAGACATGAGATTGTCCCTAAAGATATAAgggaagaagcagaaaaatatgcTAAGGAATCTTTGAAAGAAGAAGATGAATCAGATGATGATAATATGTAA